In Streptomyces sp. NBC_00344, the genomic window CGCTCACCTGGGGATTCGCAGGATAGGAGAGCGGCTTTCGTCTGCTTCTGTGCTCCGTCACGAGGAGAACCAGTCGAAGGCCGTTGTCATGAGTGTGGTGTGCCCGGATGTCCGGAGAGAATCGTTCGCGGAAGCGTCACGCTTCCGAGCAGAGTTCTACGCGTGTCTGACCGCCCGGCGTGACGAACTGTTCGAACTGACCGACGCACTGTTGTGCGTCGACGGGCGGGTCACCTCGCCGGTGGACCTGACCATGGTGCCCGAGCACCGGCGTGCGCACGGCGCGCTGTACGGAGCTCTCAACCGGGGCCAGATCGACGCCGGGAGGCTGCGGACCTTGCTCGCTGGGCTGCCGTTGCCCCGGTTCGAGGGCGGGCGCCTGGTCCTGGCGGGCGACGTGTCGCCGTGCCTTCGCTCGGACGCACCGTGCTCGGCGGACCGGTTGTTCTGCCACGTCTACGGCCGGGCGAAGTCCGCCTCTCAGTTCATCCCAGGGTGGCCGTACTCCTTCGTCGCGGTCCTCGAACCGGGAGCCACCTCGTGGACGTCGGTCCTGGACGTGGTCCGACTCGGACCCGAAGATGATGCGACCGCAGTCACCGCCGCCCAGCTCCGCACCGTGGCCGAGCGGGCTCATCTCAGCCGGCCAATGGGCGCCCGGTGACCCGGACATCACGATCGTTATGGACGCGGGTTACGACGTCACCCGCCTGGCCTGGGTCCTGCGGGATCTTCCTGTCGAGTTGGTCGGGCGGGTCCGCAGCGACCGAGTGATGCGGCTGCCGAAGCCCTCGGCCAAGGAATACGCCCTGGCCTAGTCCCACGGCGGACGGCCGCCGAAGCACGGCAAGGAGATCCGCTTCGCCCACCCCGAGACCTGGCCCGAAGCGGCGATCACCACCGTCACCGACACCGCCAACTACGGCAAGGCCGAGGCTCAGGCGTGGGACCGTATTCACCCGAGGTTGACCCACCTCTCGGCCTGGCTGGAGCACGACGGTGAACTCCCCGTCGTTGAGGGCACTTTGGTCCGGCTGAAGGTAGCACCTCTCCAAGGAACCGGAAGCACCGCCGGTCTGGCTGTGGTCCTCCAAGACCGGCGCCGCTCCGATAGACGTGGATCTGTGGTGGCAGGTGTTCCTCCGGAGATTCGACCTTGAGCACACCTTCAGGTTCACAAAGCAGACTCTCGGCTGGACCACCCCGAAGGTCCGTACTCCCGAGGCCGCGGACCGGTGGACATGGCTCGTCGTCGCGGCCCACACCCAACTCCGTCTCGCCCGGCCGATGGCCGCCGACCCCCGCCGGCCCTGGGAGAAACCGACCGAATTCGACCGGCTCACCCCCGCCCGGGGCCGCCGGGGGTTCAGGAACATCCGCGCCCATCTGCTCTGTCCGGCCCGCGTTCCCCAACCCCGTGGCATCGGCCCCGGACGCCCACCCGGCACCAAGAACCGGCACCCCGCACCCCGCTACGACGTCGGCAAAACCGTCAAGCGCCCCGAGACCGTCAAGGCCATCGGCAGACCCGGCCGATCCTGGTAGATATAGAGCAAGCCAAGTCCGTTCCGTCGCCCAAGTACGCTGCTCCTATGAACGGTCGGGAGAACAAGTGGGGCCGATAGTCGGCCGTGACGGGGCTGCGGTGGCTGGCCGGTGGCCTGTCAGTGGCGCCTGGCACCATGGCCACCCATGAACGCTGAATCGGCCGAACGCTCCTGGCTCCGCGACTTCCACCGCGGCTTCCTGCTTGAGGGCTACACCCTGACGCTGGTTCGCGGGCTCACTCCGCGTGAGTACCTCGACCGCATCGGCGCCCAGCCGCAGGAAGACTGCGACGGCTTCGATAACTTCATCGCCCGGGACCGCGAATTCCAGGACGATCAGGACGACTGGGGCGACCGCATGTTCGTCGGCGCCGCCCTGGTCCATGACGAAGACGCCGACTGGATCCTGGCCCTCGAGATCAACGGCGGCATCGAGATCCACACCGATGCAATGAAGCACGCCACTCGCGGCACCCGCGGCGTCTCGCACTTCCTCAGCCCGAACGCCATGTCCCTGTTCTCCTGGTGGGAGGACGGTGAGCTGCGCAC contains:
- a CDS encoding DUF6461 domain-containing protein, with protein sequence MNAESAERSWLRDFHRGFLLEGYTLTLVRGLTPREYLDRIGAQPQEDCDGFDNFIARDREFQDDQDDWGDRMFVGAALVHDEDADWILALEINGGIEIHTDAMKHATRGTRGVSHFLSPNAMSLFSWWEDGELRTRFEGPLHREGSTPDHLLDLMRQTGFDLEAGAYDLENYVALAEELSGVHLTANMLEYGTYSTGTVEIPTEH